Proteins encoded within one genomic window of Pseudalkalibacillus sp. SCS-8:
- a CDS encoding endospore germination permease, with protein sequence MGKEERISSRQFVLLVMLFTVGSSIIIIPSSLVSTASQDGWISAILASIIGLGLVFLYSSFPKLYPGLDLPSIAELVMGKFFGRIVVALYFFFCFTLAALVLRNFGDFLKTKIMLETPLEAIHIMFLIPVIYAVKLGFETYSRVAEITFPFVVLMFFILIALTSPQVEITNIQPIAGEDWKTIFGSSLSMVGVPFLELVILTTFYSSINHPEKTRKSFIIGITLGSTILIITTLFTILVLGPELTRLKVYPTYVWAKKISIADFLERIEVTVAALWGITLFFKLVLSFHAALIMLEKLFNLKDYRLLVIPMSFILYIYSLIAYPNSAYFIDFATKTWLAYALLFGLVIPVLLLIIGQLKKRGQS encoded by the coding sequence ATGGGAAAAGAGGAACGAATCAGCTCCCGGCAATTTGTACTTCTCGTCATGTTATTCACAGTAGGAAGTTCAATTATCATTATCCCATCAAGTCTTGTATCAACGGCTAGTCAAGACGGTTGGATCTCAGCCATTTTGGCCTCCATCATCGGTTTGGGATTGGTCTTTCTCTATTCCTCATTCCCTAAGCTTTATCCCGGATTGGATCTACCTAGCATTGCTGAACTTGTGATGGGTAAGTTTTTTGGGCGTATCGTCGTCGCGCTCTATTTTTTCTTCTGCTTTACCCTGGCTGCACTTGTATTAAGGAATTTCGGAGATTTCTTAAAAACGAAAATCATGCTTGAGACACCTCTTGAAGCGATACATATCATGTTTTTGATACCAGTCATTTACGCAGTGAAATTGGGATTTGAGACATATAGCAGGGTTGCAGAAATCACATTTCCATTTGTTGTACTGATGTTCTTCATTCTTATCGCCCTTACCTCTCCACAAGTCGAGATAACGAATATACAACCTATTGCAGGGGAAGATTGGAAGACGATTTTTGGCAGTTCGTTATCAATGGTTGGTGTTCCCTTTCTCGAGTTGGTCATCTTGACCACCTTTTATTCGTCCATCAACCATCCAGAGAAAACGAGAAAAAGCTTCATAATAGGTATCACATTAGGCTCTACCATTTTAATTATTACGACCTTGTTTACGATCCTCGTCCTCGGCCCTGAACTGACTAGACTGAAAGTATACCCGACCTATGTTTGGGCAAAGAAAATCAGTATAGCTGACTTTCTTGAGCGTATTGAAGTGACTGTAGCTGCGTTATGGGGAATCACTCTATTTTTCAAGTTGGTTCTTTCTTTTCATGCTGCACTCATCATGCTCGAAAAATTGTTCAACTTGAAGGATTATCGTTTGTTGGTCATCCCGATGTCTTTCATCCTATACATTTACTCTCTGATTGCCTATCCAAACAGCGCATATTTCATCGACTTTGCCACGAAAACGTGGTTAGCGTATGCCCTGCTGTTTGGTTTGGTTATCCCTGTACTTCTTCTGATTATTGGTCAATTAAAAAAAAGAGGCCAATCATGA
- a CDS encoding PadR family transcriptional regulator: MALRYAILGLLTKKPSTGYELNQQFKETMIHFWSAHHTQIYRELIKLEEEEWVSSVIYPQEDSPDKKVYTIEDQGREELLKWLLNYKVEPPKLKDQQLLRVSMFHLIDPDDAIRFLEKSKEHHRIGVHHMNVWQQTQYPTNEDKKAALGEYFTSEFGKRYMKSWIEWCDWAIQVLKELKE; the protein is encoded by the coding sequence ATGGCTTTACGATACGCGATACTCGGGTTATTAACTAAGAAACCCTCAACCGGATATGAACTGAATCAACAGTTTAAAGAAACGATGATTCATTTCTGGTCAGCTCATCATACACAGATATATCGGGAATTGATCAAGTTAGAGGAAGAAGAGTGGGTGAGTTCCGTCATTTACCCACAAGAGGATTCCCCCGATAAGAAGGTGTACACGATTGAAGATCAAGGAAGAGAAGAACTGCTGAAGTGGCTTCTGAACTACAAAGTTGAGCCCCCTAAACTGAAGGACCAACAGCTGTTAAGGGTCTCAATGTTCCATCTGATTGACCCGGACGATGCGATTCGCTTTTTGGAAAAAAGTAAAGAGCATCACCGCATTGGGGTTCATCATATGAACGTATGGCAACAGACCCAATATCCGACCAACGAAGACAAAAAAGCCGCACTCGGTGAATACTTCACATCCGAATTCGGCAAAAGGTATATGAAAAGCTGGATTGAATGGTGCGATTGGGCGATTCAAGTTTTGAAAGAGTTAAAGGAGTAA
- a CDS encoding efflux RND transporter permease subunit codes for MSFLTKFSLKNPIAVIIFGVLLVVGGLYSFSNLKVDLLPDIEFPQMSVQVVYPGASTQDVNEKVTDKLEEQLKALNDVKKMQSQSFESFSVINLEFPFSTNLDDVEREIESLIEDADLPENAKPEVNRFSFGAFPIYNISLFPVGEDENFKAFVENELVPEINKISGVNNISVGGLEDESIIITVDKEKAKQYGLNLNQVKDTINQHYMSFPAGSIEQEIISVPVRVEEKIETIKELKALQVNAGSTGEAPQQQGPPSGTGDAGPPSGGEATPPTGATEAITLGDIAKVEETSESDEITRYNMKEALSAAITKKQGANTVEVSEKIISTLEKYDDKVDYAIGFDQASGIKQSVEKLVKEGLYGALFASLAVLLFLRNFRATIIAIISIPLSLLIGAIFLDRMDITLNIMTLGGMAVAVGRVVDDSIVVIENIFRRLRKSNGTEDRNELILSSTKEILKAIVSSTLTTVVVFLPLGFVGGVTGEFFLPFALTIVYALLASLIVAVTIVPILAKVSFKNVNNEEKVTWLQKVYVNLIKKSLNHKAIVIILSFVLLGGSFFLTSQLGFVFLPNEEQKTLIASVEMPASTTLENTNEVSLQVEEYFEGQEGIKDVTAAVGSRDFQTGLKRENVANYFINLEESADVSAIIDTLEDEMKKIVIAESDEAVVSVQELQSGGPPTNNEVNIDLYSNDLDKLQEAAAEVEAYMKKNDDLDYVSNNFSEKQPQWKVEINPEAASEYGVSGFMILGIISEQTKPVKVGELPIGEEQPTVTLQYDEKLTSLDELEELQIFTSKGPVALSELAEVKQVEDVSSIQKLDGKVFARVSAQILGQNIQKVSNDVITGVKSDVELPEGVSLEGGGGSDETEETFQQLGLAMLVAIGLVYLTMLITFGKARIPFIILSSLIFVPIGSIGGLWLAGEPLSISAMIGVLMLIGIVTTNAIVLVDRIGQNRFEKGMAIREALLEAGKTRLRPILMTAFATIAALLPLAFTTSTGTLISKGHAIVVIGGLTTSTFLTLIIVPVIYELFFFKQARKERKQAMDA; via the coding sequence TTGAGTTTCTTAACCAAATTCAGTCTAAAAAACCCGATTGCCGTCATTATTTTCGGGGTTTTACTAGTTGTTGGCGGCTTATATTCGTTCAGTAATTTGAAGGTCGATCTGTTACCGGATATCGAATTTCCACAAATGTCTGTACAAGTGGTCTATCCGGGTGCTTCCACCCAGGATGTGAATGAGAAAGTCACCGACAAACTCGAAGAGCAATTGAAAGCATTGAATGATGTTAAAAAGATGCAAAGTCAATCTTTCGAAAGCTTCTCTGTCATCAATCTGGAATTTCCTTTCTCCACGAACTTGGATGATGTAGAGCGTGAGATTGAAAGCTTAATTGAAGATGCTGATTTACCTGAAAACGCAAAACCTGAAGTGAACCGTTTTTCTTTCGGTGCCTTCCCAATTTATAACATCTCCTTATTCCCTGTTGGAGAGGATGAAAATTTCAAGGCTTTCGTCGAGAATGAACTCGTGCCAGAAATCAACAAGATCTCTGGAGTCAACAACATTTCTGTCGGGGGATTAGAAGATGAATCCATCATCATCACCGTCGATAAAGAGAAAGCCAAACAATATGGATTGAACCTGAATCAGGTCAAAGATACAATCAACCAGCATTACATGTCCTTCCCTGCTGGTTCAATCGAACAGGAAATCATCTCTGTACCTGTTCGTGTAGAAGAGAAAATTGAAACAATCAAGGAATTGAAAGCATTGCAGGTCAACGCCGGCTCAACAGGCGAAGCTCCACAACAGCAAGGCCCACCATCTGGTACGGGTGATGCAGGACCTCCTTCCGGGGGGGAAGCGACACCGCCAACCGGAGCCACTGAAGCAATCACGTTAGGTGATATTGCGAAGGTGGAAGAAACCTCTGAAAGCGATGAAATTACCCGTTACAACATGAAGGAAGCTTTATCTGCAGCGATTACGAAAAAGCAAGGCGCGAACACCGTTGAAGTATCCGAAAAAATCATTTCCACATTAGAGAAGTATGACGACAAAGTCGATTATGCGATCGGTTTTGATCAGGCTTCCGGTATTAAGCAATCTGTTGAGAAGCTCGTTAAAGAAGGCTTGTATGGTGCCCTTTTCGCTTCCTTAGCTGTTCTATTGTTCTTGAGGAACTTCCGGGCGACGATCATCGCCATCATTTCCATTCCGCTCTCTTTATTGATCGGTGCGATCTTCTTGGATCGCATGGATATTACGTTGAACATCATGACCCTTGGTGGGATGGCCGTTGCAGTCGGTCGAGTCGTCGATGACAGTATCGTCGTTATTGAAAACATATTCCGGCGACTACGAAAAAGTAACGGAACCGAGGATCGCAACGAGCTTATTTTAAGCTCGACCAAAGAAATTCTGAAAGCGATCGTTTCCTCCACGTTGACAACGGTGGTTGTATTCCTACCTTTAGGCTTTGTCGGTGGTGTGACAGGAGAATTCTTCCTTCCGTTCGCTTTGACAATCGTGTATGCGTTACTCGCTTCATTGATTGTTGCGGTAACGATCGTACCAATCCTTGCAAAAGTATCCTTTAAAAATGTGAATAACGAAGAGAAAGTGACGTGGCTGCAAAAGGTTTATGTGAATTTGATCAAAAAATCATTGAACCATAAAGCGATCGTCATCATCCTTTCATTTGTATTATTGGGAGGATCCTTCTTCCTAACATCTCAGCTCGGCTTCGTCTTCTTACCGAATGAAGAACAAAAAACGTTGATTGCCTCAGTCGAAATGCCAGCATCAACGACCCTTGAAAACACGAATGAAGTGTCATTACAGGTTGAAGAATATTTCGAGGGACAAGAAGGAATCAAGGATGTAACTGCGGCTGTCGGCAGTCGTGACTTCCAGACCGGTCTGAAGCGCGAAAACGTGGCAAACTACTTCATCAACCTCGAAGAGTCTGCAGATGTCAGTGCAATCATTGATACGTTGGAAGATGAGATGAAAAAGATCGTCATTGCTGAAAGCGACGAAGCAGTAGTGAGTGTCCAAGAGCTTCAATCTGGTGGACCTCCAACGAACAATGAAGTGAACATTGATCTATACAGCAACGACCTTGATAAGTTGCAGGAAGCAGCTGCCGAGGTTGAAGCATATATGAAAAAGAACGATGATTTGGACTATGTAAGCAATAATTTCTCTGAAAAGCAGCCGCAATGGAAGGTTGAAATTAACCCGGAGGCTGCCTCAGAATACGGCGTATCCGGATTTATGATCCTCGGGATCATCAGCGAACAAACGAAGCCCGTGAAAGTCGGAGAACTCCCGATCGGGGAAGAACAACCTACAGTCACGCTTCAATACGATGAGAAGCTCACGTCTCTCGATGAGCTTGAAGAGCTGCAAATTTTTACAAGTAAAGGGCCAGTTGCACTCTCCGAGCTTGCAGAAGTGAAACAGGTTGAAGATGTCTCTTCGATTCAAAAGCTTGATGGCAAAGTGTTTGCTCGGGTATCAGCTCAAATCTTAGGACAGAACATCCAAAAGGTATCGAACGACGTCATCACTGGTGTGAAGTCTGATGTAGAGCTACCTGAAGGCGTTTCCCTTGAGGGTGGCGGCGGAAGTGATGAAACGGAAGAGACCTTCCAACAGCTTGGACTCGCAATGCTGGTTGCGATTGGTCTTGTCTATCTTACGATGCTGATTACATTCGGAAAAGCACGTATCCCGTTCATCATCCTATCTTCCTTGATCTTTGTTCCAATCGGTTCAATCGGAGGACTATGGTTGGCGGGTGAACCACTCTCCATCAGTGCGATGATTGGTGTGTTGATGTTGATTGGAATCGTTACGACCAACGCAATCGTACTTGTGGATCGAATCGGACAGAACCGATTTGAAAAAGGCATGGCAATTCGCGAAGCTCTATTGGAAGCTGGTAAAACACGCTTGCGTCCAATCTTGATGACGGCTTTCGCAACGATTGCAGCATTATTACCATTAGCCTTTACAACCTCTACTGGAACGTTGATTTCAAAGGGGCATGCGATCGTCGTTATTGGTGGCTTAACGACCTCGACATTCCTCACCTTGATCATTGTCCCAGTGATCTATGAGCTCTTCTTCTTCAAGCAAGCTCGTAAAGAACGGAAACAAGCAATGGATGCATAA
- a CDS encoding FAD-dependent oxidoreductase, which yields MSKNVLLIGGGHAHLSLLKNMKENKLPDCEVTLLNPTSTYYYSGMFSGYVEGIYSLEELEIDLEELCQRSGVQFFKGTAMSVDAKQKMVLTEKGDILSFDVLSFDIGTRRKGIAELPDSDRIFHLNRKEQIKALGKDSSKRGEVVIVGGGAAGIELSFSIKAWKKKHSDDGHVRLISASPIYGESKESSCQKQLKEKLLQAGVELHENERISDVRDGKVTVGEETFRYDSLLWMTGSEAPKLYKSSKLPIDEEGYLLVEDTLQVKEYPFIFGSGNGVTVREYPDIPRNGVMAVRQGEVLWDNLSGFLGSGEGYHFKPQKRYLTILSTGARHGYLRYGGLCTSGKLAWKLKNKIDQKFMSTFK from the coding sequence ATGTCAAAGAATGTATTGCTTATCGGAGGTGGCCATGCCCACCTTTCTTTATTGAAAAATATGAAAGAAAACAAGCTTCCTGATTGTGAAGTGACACTTTTGAATCCAACATCGACCTATTATTATTCCGGGATGTTTTCGGGTTACGTGGAAGGCATCTATTCCCTCGAGGAGCTGGAAATTGATCTAGAGGAGTTATGTCAACGGTCTGGTGTCCAATTCTTTAAAGGAACGGCGATGAGTGTCGATGCGAAACAGAAGATGGTCCTCACTGAAAAAGGGGACATCCTTTCCTTTGATGTCCTCTCATTCGATATCGGAACAAGGCGGAAAGGGATCGCTGAATTACCGGACTCGGATCGTATTTTCCACTTGAATCGAAAAGAGCAGATCAAGGCGCTTGGCAAGGATTCGAGTAAACGTGGTGAGGTGGTCATCGTCGGCGGAGGTGCAGCAGGCATTGAGCTCAGTTTCTCCATCAAGGCCTGGAAAAAGAAGCACAGTGATGATGGCCATGTAAGATTGATCAGTGCTTCACCCATTTACGGCGAATCAAAAGAGAGCAGCTGTCAGAAACAACTGAAAGAGAAGCTGCTTCAAGCGGGTGTCGAGCTTCATGAAAATGAACGGATCAGTGATGTTCGTGATGGTAAAGTGACCGTGGGCGAGGAAACGTTCCGGTACGATTCGTTGTTATGGATGACCGGATCTGAAGCGCCTAAATTGTATAAAAGCTCAAAGCTTCCCATTGATGAAGAGGGCTACCTCCTTGTCGAGGATACACTACAAGTAAAGGAGTATCCGTTTATTTTCGGCTCAGGAAATGGTGTGACAGTGAGGGAGTACCCGGATATTCCAAGGAATGGCGTCATGGCGGTCCGCCAAGGGGAGGTTTTGTGGGATAATCTTTCCGGTTTCTTAGGATCTGGAGAAGGTTATCACTTCAAGCCGCAAAAGCGGTATTTGACGATTCTTTCAACTGGTGCCCGTCACGGCTACCTTCGCTACGGTGGACTTTGTACGTCCGGGAAGCTCGCCTGGAAGCTGAAGAATAAGATCGACCAAAAGTTCATGTCGACGTTTAAATGA
- a CDS encoding haloacid dehalogenase type II produces MTDNNVKAIVFDVYGTLFDVHSVIEECERQFPEKGETISQIWRKKQLEYSFLRGLMGNYRPFWEITKDALRYACMAEDVELTPDKEKKLLESYKKLDPYKEVEGVLSQLEGYQLAVFSNGSEEMLHPLIEHHNYQGYFDQLISVNGIKQFKPHPSSYLYALEQLGVERDEVLFLSSNTWDIAGAKTFGFQVAWVNRSGGIMDELGVTPDYVVSDLTELFE; encoded by the coding sequence ATGACAGACAATAACGTGAAAGCGATTGTTTTCGATGTATACGGTACCTTGTTTGATGTCCATTCGGTTATTGAGGAGTGTGAACGGCAATTTCCTGAAAAAGGAGAGACGATCAGTCAAATCTGGCGGAAGAAGCAGCTCGAATATTCGTTCCTGAGAGGTTTGATGGGGAATTATCGACCTTTCTGGGAAATTACGAAAGATGCATTACGCTACGCATGTATGGCAGAAGACGTAGAGTTGACACCGGATAAAGAAAAAAAGCTGTTGGAATCCTATAAAAAATTAGATCCTTATAAAGAAGTGGAAGGGGTCCTCTCGCAGCTCGAGGGTTATCAACTGGCTGTATTTTCAAATGGATCGGAAGAAATGCTGCATCCCTTGATTGAGCACCATAATTATCAAGGTTATTTCGATCAGCTGATCTCCGTAAATGGAATCAAACAATTCAAACCGCATCCATCCTCCTATCTGTATGCGTTAGAGCAGCTTGGTGTGGAGAGAGATGAAGTTCTGTTCTTGTCCTCGAACACGTGGGATATTGCCGGTGCGAAGACGTTCGGTTTCCAAGTTGCATGGGTGAACCGATCAGGTGGTATAATGGATGAACTCGGGGTCACACCTGATTATGTCGTCAGTGACCTGACCGAGCTATTCGAGTAA
- a CDS encoding TVP38/TMEM64 family protein produces the protein MGKRKWIKKISIVILIIALFVWLNRTFLDIPPEEIRNWVMSFGWIAPGVYLVIFAFRPFILFPSSLLGVVGGLAFGFWFGVLLTVIGTTLGAVLSFLAVRKLGISFGKIPSKKKYDGLRKQIDEKGFIILLILRLIPFLHFDFITYLSAVSNIRFRDYLFATILGVIPGSAIYCGIGSSSYSGGNELLLFSIISLIILTSIPILFRKKLFTMLAMRADQE, from the coding sequence ATGGGAAAACGAAAATGGATCAAGAAGATCAGTATCGTCATCCTTATTATTGCGTTGTTCGTCTGGTTGAATCGAACATTCCTGGACATACCACCTGAAGAGATCCGGAATTGGGTCATGTCGTTCGGGTGGATTGCCCCTGGCGTATATTTGGTCATTTTTGCGTTCAGACCTTTCATTCTATTTCCCTCATCGTTATTGGGAGTCGTTGGCGGGCTCGCATTCGGCTTCTGGTTCGGTGTCCTATTGACGGTAATCGGAACGACTTTAGGAGCGGTTCTCTCATTTTTAGCCGTCCGTAAGCTTGGCATTTCGTTCGGTAAAATTCCATCCAAGAAGAAATACGATGGATTGAGGAAACAGATTGATGAAAAAGGCTTCATCATTCTATTGATATTAAGGTTGATACCATTTTTACATTTTGATTTCATAACGTATTTGAGCGCCGTCTCCAATATCCGTTTCCGGGATTATTTATTTGCGACGATACTCGGGGTGATACCAGGATCCGCGATTTACTGCGGGATCGGAAGCAGCTCCTACTCGGGTGGAAATGAACTATTGCTTTTCTCAATTATCAGTTTGATCATCCTGACCTCGATTCCGATTTTGTTCCGTAAAAAACTGTTTACGATGCTTGCCATGCGAGCAGACCAAGAATAA
- a CDS encoding RNA polymerase sigma factor, whose product MATSLMKASEVDFSFIYETFAERVYKVAIMITKDAYLAEDIVQETFIKAYKKIESILDLEKIGAWLSTIASRTAIDFIRKEKRSGMTPVEDILFTERSRAVDNVEQTIEHLWLKQEITQEVLQLKPELRNAFLLKYNEGMKEEEIASRLQLPLGTVKSRLYRARKQIKNELKFDMTA is encoded by the coding sequence GTGGCGACATCTTTAATGAAAGCAAGCGAAGTCGATTTCAGCTTTATCTATGAGACATTCGCAGAACGGGTTTATAAGGTTGCGATCATGATTACGAAGGATGCGTATCTCGCAGAGGATATCGTGCAGGAAACATTCATCAAAGCCTATAAAAAGATTGAGTCGATCCTGGATTTGGAGAAAATCGGAGCCTGGCTCTCGACGATTGCCTCACGCACGGCCATCGACTTCATTCGGAAAGAGAAAAGGTCAGGCATGACTCCTGTAGAGGATATCCTTTTCACCGAACGATCGAGGGCTGTTGATAACGTCGAGCAGACGATCGAGCATTTGTGGCTGAAGCAGGAAATCACGCAAGAGGTCCTTCAGTTGAAACCTGAGCTTCGCAATGCGTTTCTGTTGAAATATAATGAAGGAATGAAGGAAGAGGAAATCGCCTCACGTTTACAGCTTCCGCTCGGTACGGTCAAATCAAGACTGTACCGTGCGCGCAAGCAGATCAAGAACGAATTAAAATTTGACATGACTGCCTGA
- a CDS encoding DUF6449 domain-containing protein, translated as MQSKTSWFNREIVIQSFRNVGWVSIVYLVGLLLILPLQLIMIWSNQQEYNHWYYTQKNVFTINFELQLILLFLIPVLLGMFLYRYLQMKSASDFIHSLPISRTQIYTQYFIIGIVYLLIPVLITAIMLFVLQGPLEMGQLYTKMDVLEWAGLTFSNLFVIYAACVFIGTLTGITAVQGVLTYILLLFPAGITALFYLNAQYFLFGFEPDYYFNMRLERFSPITAAPMIQNSNSEIGLTQGLIYLLAGILFYVVGMLIYKRRKVEGVAQALVFQQMKPVFKYGVTFCTMLVGGVYFGETQHSIIWILVGYGLGSIAGYLVAEMILHKTWRVFNQLKGYVIYVLVAGLAILILQFDVTGFENHVPAANKIDRIYFGQHAYAYTNQDDAEFESVEKPYLETEENIQAVRKLHQQIIENKDDLDDLFRYRNHISHQTVFLAYELKNGDKIIREYHVPPTDEFQPYLKPIYESMEYKAYTEPVLSVNTTDVTRITVHPDKPLTKQNQGIIIQEPEKIEEAIQALKEDIKNQPYTDYLHRGLESNIQISLSGDREGLHTTFSKSFTNFETWLEKEGLLKQARTTVEDIDYAIVLPTKKNRDPYDFHQISFEELLKRDGGMKITSKAELQQTMDTVMWQDPMNPYVVIFKYKDSKHRDIRSFNEYNVPDFIKKHFE; from the coding sequence ATGCAATCGAAAACGTCCTGGTTTAATCGAGAAATCGTCATTCAGAGCTTCCGGAATGTCGGGTGGGTGAGCATCGTCTATCTGGTTGGCCTGCTTTTGATCCTGCCACTCCAATTGATCATGATCTGGAGCAATCAGCAAGAATACAACCATTGGTACTACACACAAAAAAACGTGTTCACCATCAATTTTGAGCTGCAATTGATTTTACTTTTCCTCATCCCGGTGCTCCTCGGAATGTTCCTATACCGGTATTTGCAGATGAAAAGTGCGTCAGATTTCATACATAGTCTGCCGATCAGCCGCACTCAGATTTACACGCAATATTTCATCATCGGAATCGTGTATTTACTTATTCCCGTCCTGATTACCGCAATCATGTTGTTTGTGTTGCAAGGACCGCTGGAGATGGGTCAGCTCTATACGAAGATGGATGTGTTGGAATGGGCTGGTCTCACGTTTTCTAATCTGTTCGTCATCTATGCGGCGTGCGTATTCATTGGTACGCTGACTGGAATTACGGCGGTCCAAGGCGTTTTGACGTACATCTTACTCTTGTTTCCAGCAGGTATAACAGCATTGTTTTACTTGAACGCCCAATACTTTTTGTTCGGATTTGAACCGGATTATTATTTCAATATGCGTTTGGAACGTTTTTCACCGATAACTGCCGCACCGATGATTCAAAACTCAAATTCAGAGATCGGTTTGACGCAAGGCTTGATCTATTTATTAGCAGGTATCCTGTTTTATGTAGTAGGGATGCTCATTTATAAGAGACGGAAAGTCGAAGGTGTAGCACAAGCGCTCGTTTTTCAACAGATGAAACCCGTCTTTAAGTACGGGGTGACCTTCTGTACGATGCTCGTTGGTGGCGTGTATTTCGGTGAAACACAGCATAGTATCATATGGATCCTTGTCGGTTATGGCCTCGGTTCTATTGCAGGATACTTAGTTGCTGAAATGATCCTTCACAAAACATGGCGGGTCTTCAACCAATTGAAAGGTTATGTCATTTATGTCCTCGTCGCTGGATTGGCAATTCTCATTTTGCAATTCGACGTAACTGGATTTGAAAATCATGTTCCTGCAGCGAATAAAATCGACCGCATCTATTTCGGGCAGCATGCTTACGCGTACACAAACCAGGACGATGCAGAATTTGAATCCGTGGAGAAACCTTACTTGGAGACAGAAGAAAATATCCAAGCTGTGCGGAAGCTGCATCAGCAAATTATAGAGAACAAAGATGATTTGGATGATCTTTTCCGATACCGAAATCACATAAGCCATCAGACTGTATTCCTCGCCTATGAATTGAAGAATGGGGATAAAATCATCCGGGAATATCATGTTCCGCCGACAGACGAATTCCAGCCTTATTTAAAGCCGATTTATGAATCGATGGAGTATAAGGCGTACACCGAGCCGGTTCTTTCGGTGAATACAACAGATGTGACAAGGATTACGGTTCATCCTGATAAGCCACTTACAAAACAAAATCAAGGAATCATCATCCAAGAACCGGAAAAGATTGAGGAAGCTATTCAGGCCTTGAAGGAAGACATCAAAAACCAGCCGTACACAGACTATCTTCATAGGGGACTCGAATCAAACATCCAAATCAGTTTGTCTGGGGATCGTGAAGGTCTCCATACCACGTTCAGTAAATCATTCACCAATTTTGAAACGTGGCTTGAAAAAGAAGGACTGTTGAAGCAAGCAAGGACCACAGTTGAAGATATCGATTATGCGATTGTGTTACCGACTAAGAAAAACCGAGATCCATATGATTTCCATCAAATCTCTTTTGAAGAATTGCTAAAACGAGATGGGGGAATGAAGATCACCTCCAAAGCCGAATTGCAACAAACCATGGATACTGTCATGTGGCAAGACCCGATGAATCCTTACGTGGTTATTTTCAAGTACAAAGATTCCAAGCACCGTGATATCCGTAGCTTCAACGAATACAATGTACCGGACTTTATAAAAAAACATTTTGAATAA
- a CDS encoding ABC transporter ATP-binding protein, with protein MIVVNEIAKKLDDTDALTDVSFSIKKGSIYGLLGSNGAGKTTLLRIIAGVLKESGGSITVDNQPVFENRKVKERLIFLPDTLYFFSQYTVRQMANFYSSIYPRWNEERFLKLKEVFEIDVNKKIQKFSKGMQRQVAFWISLSAMPDYLILDEPIDGLDPVMRKKVKNLMLQDVAEREMTVLISSHNLREIEDICDHIGILHKGKLLLEKDLDDLKSDTHKIQIAFKDGVPAGLFENMKLLYKEERGSVLLCIVKGPADEITEHFEAYKPVIFDMLPLTLEEIFIYEMGDVGYAIENVLV; from the coding sequence ATGATCGTAGTGAATGAAATTGCCAAGAAGCTTGATGACACAGATGCGTTGACGGATGTTTCCTTTTCAATTAAGAAAGGATCCATTTATGGTCTGCTTGGTTCAAACGGAGCAGGAAAGACGACCTTGTTGCGCATCATTGCAGGGGTTTTAAAAGAAAGCGGAGGAAGCATCACGGTGGATAATCAACCTGTTTTTGAAAACAGGAAGGTGAAAGAGCGGCTGATCTTCCTGCCGGATACGCTTTACTTCTTTTCACAGTACACGGTACGACAGATGGCGAATTTTTATAGCAGCATCTATCCGAGATGGAATGAAGAACGTTTTCTAAAATTGAAGGAAGTCTTTGAAATCGATGTGAACAAGAAAATCCAGAAATTTTCAAAAGGGATGCAGCGACAGGTCGCATTCTGGATTTCTCTCTCGGCCATGCCTGATTACCTGATCCTTGACGAACCGATTGACGGTTTGGATCCGGTCATGAGGAAGAAAGTAAAAAATTTGATGTTGCAGGATGTCGCAGAACGGGAAATGACCGTTTTGATTTCGTCCCATAACCTGAGAGAGATTGAAGATATTTGTGACCATATCGGCATTTTACATAAAGGAAAGCTTCTTCTTGAAAAAGATCTGGATGACTTGAAGTCCGATACACATAAAATCCAGATTGCATTCAAGGATGGTGTGCCGGCTGGTTTATTTGAAAATATGAAACTGCTCTATAAAGAGGAGCGCGGGAGTGTCCTTCTTTGTATCGTGAAGGGACCGGCTGACGAGATTACGGAACATTTCGAAGCGTATAAACCAGTCATCTTCGATATGCTGCCGCTCACTTTAGAAGAAATATTCATTTATGAGATGGGGGATGTAGGCTATGCAATCGAAAACGTCCTGGTTTAA